The Ischnura elegans chromosome 10, ioIscEleg1.1, whole genome shotgun sequence genome contains the following window.
TACCTAATGAGGCCAGGCTTGTCAGCCTACAAAGATTTAAAGCGATCATTTACCACTGGCTTTTGTCTAGAGCATTTTACTCATTGGAGGAATTTGTTCTTAGTGACACCTctgtaatcaaattttaattacttgTTCATGTGTTATTTATTCTTCCTGACGATGACCATTAAAGCGTATTTCTGTTTATAagtctaataaatattattgttattattattactattattataatggaaattttttccgacccccaccactgctggaatttcaaccccacttagccccctccccttgtccctatcctggatccaacACTGCTTGGATAtgcaatttacactagataacgtggttattttttcattagttgaatgtatatagttttattttatggaataaaaacgaaatgcattaTAGAAACTTGTCATGAGGTAAACGTACTACAAATgtacataaatatttgtttttaattcttaGTTCTTCAGCAAATAAGTATTGAGACAACGTTTAAGTGTTGTTTGAAGCATcgaaattcttaaaaatttcgtAAACTccccgacccccactactgctgagtGGTTACCCCACAGGTCTCACCCTGatacctatcctggatccgccactgaggAATACGACGAATGGCCAAACAGAAATAATGGCCGAATCCAAATATCGCTTTTCATGTATCTATATTTAGTTCTAAAAAAGAGTTATACCAGGAACTCAAATATTTGATCAATGTGTCGGAGAATCACGAAACTAATTGAGCTAGGTATCAAAAGTGAGTATGAGGCACTTTTTGTGGGAGGAAATCATTTCTCCGATTTTCATCACAATCTGAGTGGTCTCAATGGTCAACTCCAGTCCGAAGTGGCGTGGAATGACGCAGGTATGTTTGTGTCAAACCCATTTCCAATACTTACCCCATAGTTTGGCGTTGATCCTTTCTCCAGCCAATGAGGACAGCCATACGACGAGGAATGAGAAGGCGAAGAATAAGAACTTTCCAAGGTGGCCGATCATGCCGAGGAGAGGATATGGCCACGTTCCTCGGATGGCATTAGTGGTGAGAAGGCTGCAAAAGAAGTGACAACCACACTTTAGTGTTTcagctgagaaaaaaaatgttaacgtAAAAGTAAAATCAATCGTAATTAATATTTGCGAATCAAATCCCTTTTTGTTCCAACAACATCAGTAGAGtactatgatccttttcaaatagtATCTTTAATAACCCAATCCACCAAGCTTGAAATGTTTCGAGCGGCGTTACGGCAATAAACAATTGTTGGGGCGATTTACAAGTGAGACTACGTGATGGAGAGAGAGAATGAAGCCCCGGAAATCGTCCAATGCCCGGGAATTGAGGTCAAAATAGGAGTCATCGTAAACACATTGATGGACACGGGATCAGAGCTGACGTGCATTAGCGAATAATTTTAACGTGAAAATGAGAACGTACTTAGGAACGCTTTGCAGATGCCAGTAAATGGAATCCAGACAACAGGAGCTATTGTAAAAAGGAGTGGACGTATAAGAAAACAGATCTGTTCAAACGTCGAGATAGGCAACTTAAATATAGGTATGACCTGTAAGGTAGTGCCGGCATTGATTAAACCCTGCATAATTGGAACGGACACGTTGGCTCAAATATCCGCGAAAATTGAATACGAGACCATAATTATAACTTTAAGCGATGGAGAAGAAAAACTTACCTGCACCTTCAGAGAGCTACGAGACGATTTGCAGCATAGctcaatgcaaataaataaagtcCAGGTCGGATAGAAAGGGAGTGCGGGGAAGAAGAGCGAAATTGGAGCCTAGAAGAGCGCATCCAGGAAGCGGTCATGGAAATAGATGGAATACCCACGAGTAATAAGGAGGAATTGGTGAGAATGATTATGCAATACAGAGATTTATTCAGCGAAAAGCCCGGATTCGTAAAAGGGTATGCatataaaatttccattaagGAGGGAGAATTCTGTCAACGAGGGTATGGCATTCCATTGAACTTCCAGAGTCAAGCGAGGCAGGTAATCCGAGAGATGCTAAAGGAAGGGATAATTGAGGGAAGCACATCCCGGTATATCTTGCCATTAGTCTGCGTTATAAAGAAGGACGGATCTATCATGCTCTGTTAGGGTggcccaaaaaaaactttttttgaaagtttgtggggcgacttcattttatggtgcaatttcatgtataaacgacccacaaaaaaattcggctcgattgcacaatatttgaccctgccgaaacgcgtttaaacattttcggctaggatgtaaggcattttgcctactttacaggggctattttccgttttctcctgtatttgctgcagaaattgttgttaaatagaataaatacaatacttgttgataaaaattattattaaaaatcagttattttattattaattcgttaaaaatggtttacataaaatttacaaccttttttttccatacttataacagatattttttgatgagggacacacccctttcggcggtgtcattgacgactttaatatgttttataacattaaatcctTTCAGGTACCTTTCATCGAAAAGCCAATCTTCGGGGTCTCTTGACAAAAAGCCTTCTACGGCATGATAGATTTCGCTTATTCTCGTTATAATTGGATAAAAAGGTAATCAAGAAAGCGTTCAAAGCAGCACGGTTATCGTTTGGCGGCAAAAGTAAACTCAGTCAATGCTTCATTAGAACAATGTTGCAAGGCGGCATCATTGTCCTACGACGATGCAAGAAGACAACGGCACTTCATGATCACAGCTATATTGTTGCGCGACTCTCCCGCCCCTGAAGACTCCAGTGACAAAACAAGCGGTAGCATTCGTGAAAGCAGTTCATGTTTTCAGAGGTGAAACCGTGTGTCTCTGAGTTATTTTTCTAGGAGTTTGTGTGATTTTACTTCGAAATGGCTGAGAAGAGTTATAGGCGTATCACTaggaggaataccaatatttggcTCGTTGGTGACTGTTTCGATGAAAACTTGccgagaaatgggaaacttcctACATTGCGAGAAGTTTTGAAGAGTTTCTTTGCTAGACTGCACTCCACGCCGGGCACTGCTAAATCCAAAGACGTCGCCAGACACACGGGGAGCGCATTGCTGGAATTTTGGGCAGAAGCAAACATCCCAACTCAAAACGCCCGTGATGTTATTAAGAAACTATTAAACGTGTATAGGGAATATAGGAGGTTAGGAAAAGATAAGGGCCTCAAATGCAGGAAGAGTGATATGAAGAGACAATTATTTACATCCAAGCTGGACAGGCTGCTCGACATTGGTCATAAGAAAGCTATGGAGCTCATTAAAATAGATGATGACCGCCAATTTTACGTGAGCATGCAAAGTGACCGCATTGGGTATATGGGCGGCATCGATAAGGAATGGTGCGCCATGCAGGAAAACAATCGTATAAGGAATCATCAGAAGGAACTTGCAGCGGAGAAGGCGAAAGAACGAAGTACAAAGGAGACGAATGAGCTCTTTAAAAACCATGTTTCTTCCGAGGCTTCCGATACGAGCACGGCTGAAGACACCGATGATGGTATGTAGTTTTGTATGTATGAATTATCAagctaaaatttatgaataattttatttatgtaggtcaTATAATTTTTGTTGCACTACACATTTTACAGACTTTACACCGAGCAAGCCTAAGAAGCGCAAGATTCACATTGTAAATGACTCAATGGTATCTGCTGCGTTAGATCGAACTCTGACGTCTTCCGGTGGGGGATCCATGCTAATAAAAGCGGTTGCTCAGGCCACAGCGAAATCTTTGGGTTTTGCTGAGAAGGAGGTGCAGATAGTTTCTTCCCGCTCACAATTACATCGAAAAAGGTCGGAATGTAGAGAGGAAATGGCAATTATGATTAAACAAGAGTTCACTCCGGATGTTCCTTTGGTCGTCCATTGGGATGGAAAGCTAATGCCCAGCAGTGAaggtatttatcgtaatttatttgtcctttccattatttattttcaatatcttgcaTAGTCTGTAGGCACATCAGACCATTTATTGCGGTTTCGTTCCTTCCTTTAGATGCAGAAGGCAATGCTGATCGGTTGCCAATTTTGGTATCTGGAGAAGGAGTTGAGCAGCTTCTTGGCGTTCCGGAATTGAAAAGGGGCACTGGGATTCAGGAAGCTACTGCAGTGGTTGAATATTTGACAAGTTGGGAACTTCAGGAGCGAGTTATAGGCCTCGTCTTCGATACCACAACCGTGAATAGTGGACGAGTAAATGGAGCCTGTGTTCATATTCAGCGAAAACTGGGAAAAGAGCTGCTGGAGCTTGCTTGCAGACACCATATACTTGAACTAGTCCTCGCTGCTGTATTTGATTCATTGATAAGTGTTTCTAAGAAGGCAACTTTACCATTTGTTGATTGTCTAAAggataattggaaaaatatcgaCAAAGGTATTTTGAAACGCTTGCTAATATATTTCCACGTATGCAGGGACAttaactaaacttttatttttactatgcttacAGCGCGGTACCGCACTGCAGCGACAACACGGGGTAGTTTGCGGAAGATCAACgacaaaaaagaaatcattatattttgctGCAACCAACTTAAGGTAAGAAACTACCTCACATTTTATACACCCACATCTATTTCCACCTTAATtgatcattatttctttatttccaggtaTTTCAGCCGCATGACGACTACAGGGAACTTCTGGAGTTGGTTATTATTTTCTTGGGTGGTTCAGTTCCAGGAACCACAGCCTATCAGTTTAAGAAGCCTGGCTCCATCAGCAAGTCGCGGTGGATGGCAAAGGCAATCTATTCATTCAAAGTATGGATGTTTGGAAAGCAATTGAACCTTTCAACCAAAGAGAGTGACAACGTGTTTCAAATATGTTGTTTTGTAGCTTCCGTGTACATTAAGTCCTGGTACACATGTCCAGTGGCATTTAGTGCGCCAGCCCGTGATCTTGAACTTCTGAAAACGTTGGCTAGTAGAGAAGAGAAACACTACcaagcagcattaaaaaaattttgcaacCATTTATGGTATTTATCAGAAACATTAGTTTGCTTATCTTTGTTTGATCCCAATGTTTCATTGCCTTGTAAGAGGGCGATGGTCAACTCTTTTTTAAAGGAAGTGCATGTTTGCAGCCCTCGAGCGCAACTTCCTCCCAATTGTGGCATTAAGGATTTGGAATTGAGCGATTTCGTTTCCTCTAATTCTCGACGTTTCTTCGACATTACGGGCATTGATCAAGGCTTTTTGTCAAGAGACCCCGAAGATTGGATTTTCGATGAAAGGTACCTGAAaggatttaatgttataaaacatattaaagtcgtcaatgacaccgccgaaaggggtgtgtccctcatcaaaaaatatctgttaCAGAAAAACCTTACCTGTAATGAACGTGAGAGACAGCATTTGCTATTAGTGGTGCAGAAGCACAGAAGAATGTTCGATAAGTAcggaaaaaaaaggttgtaaattttatgtaaaccatttttaacgaaataataataaaataactgatttttaataataatttttatcaacaagtattgtatttattctatttaacaacAATTTCTGCAGCAAATACAGGAGAAAACGGGAAATAGCCCCTGTAAAGTAGGCAAAATGCCTTACATCCtagccgaaaatgtttaaacgcgtttcggcagggtcaaatattgtgcaatcgagccgaatttttttgtgggtcgtttatacatgaaattgcaccataaaatgaagtcgccccacaaactttcaaaaaaaagttttttttgggccACCCTAATGCTCTGTATGGACGCAAGATCagtaaattaactaataaaaccaGATTACGCAGCCTCCAGAACAGCCGAGGAATCATCGGCGCCAAATTCATGACCTCCATCGACTTAACGCAGAGTTTTTATCAAATCCAGCTACATAGAGATTCAAGGCGGTACTGTGCATTTTCTTTCGAGGGTAGAATCTACCTGTTTAAATGCGTTCCGTTCGGGTGCAGCATCAGTAGCAGCGCTTTAGTAAGAGCACTCAGCCATGTACTAGGAGACGAAGTGgaaaattacacaggccaacagtggttttggtggcggagcttttaaagctgatttcaagtatCATTGGGGTGCTTAAtccaaatattatattagttttttcttatCAGCTCTAGTTGTCAAGATACAGACATGTTGTTTCTTACGTAAAAAAATCTCCAACATGATTATATGGGATAATTACATACATGAtgaaacccacaaaatataaagactttatttatttataggaCTGTTAAATCACTTGCAAGTACAATAgatttacaatacaattgaatacaaatacttacatttttacttaaataaaacGTAAAAACGTCAATCAACACTTAATAAGCTTCTTTTGTGCAATTTTCTTGAGTGATTTTTGTTAaaagtctcgttttaagcaccagcagtaatctgccatcatatggttATCCCATCTTCGTTGTTAGCaatcttccattgttttgatttccaaGTGAAATCTTTCATCTTTCACTTGTGTCTCCTCagttttcaggaaaacagtctaagtgaccgtgtaggtagtgaacttttatgctcatattacatccaagtgatttaaagttagtgagcatattgtttaacAGCTCGAGATAATTCTCACTTTTGTGATTTCCCAGATGGCGATCGACGCCttttcaaaatacataaaattataccCTCTCCGAAGAGCGAATACGATGAATATTCTTAAAATAGTATCCAAGCGCCATATCCCCAAAGTAGGTAAATGCAAGAGGATCTTAAGCGACAGGGGTACACAGTTCACAAGTCCAGTATGGGTAAATAAACTGGAGGAAGCAGGAGTGAAACCTGTATTCTGCAGCGTAAGGCATCCGCAGGGCAATTCGGTAGAAAGGTACCATCAAACTTTGAAAACGTTACTTAGGATATTTTGCTACCAGAGGCATAACACTTGGGTAAAATGGTAGGTTGTTGCTGAAGCTTGCATGAATGTCACCCACAACACGACAACTGGAGTGACGCCGACGGAGGCACACACTAGCCGAAAGCCAGAAAGAGATTGGGACGAGTGGCTAGCGATAGGAGAAGGGGAAGTGGGATCAGATAATCCGCGCTTGATTGAAgaaactaaaaagaaaataattaagcatGAAGAAAGAAATGCAAAGCGACATCGCAATAAGAGAAGGGGCAGGACTATACCATTGAAGGAAGGAAAATGGGGAAGTtgcgtgaaatttttttcattgaaataatacatgATTCTAATAgtaattttcaccaggaatccattttcacctatcaaacttctcgtaaaccattgattttatcatcgaattcattcattaaaacagtgaaatccgtcagcaaacgcgaagttagctctaattgttggtgacgtcatttctccccacggcgttttcgttttgcatgcacgggcgcagaagctacaatgaagcagtcgttgagtaagtgaatatttcggtattttttaatCCGTATTTCTCtgagacattttatgacgttatttaatcacgtcaaatattttttatccattttctgtattcgtataaaatgaatatatccaatatatgcgaaatggaagacgttTTCGTGAgaggctgttgcgataatctccctaAGGTGGATTCCATAATGATAGCAttacattttaaaagtaacccgaactttttggctgcagaatttagagaagtgaaggctacgcggtaagtttttcttgtttattatgtcgttactggaccagcttttacgaatacagaagtAGCTACGTGGCCTCCgttaaaaatttctgcatgaaatattgatgcatctagttagtgcaaatatagtttatatggaacgagttatgatttttttgctttcagtataatatcagctttttgattcagaaTGTTGTAAAATACTatctgtgcacagatttaaggtaatttttctgtacacattatgcaGATCGTAATatgtacagttttaaggtgtgttctgtgtCCATACTCTCTGAAGTGTATAAGGTTTTGAGAGGTTATGTGCTTTTGGAGCCACTTTTATAATGGCTGTTTAACGATAAGCAAAGATAATGGATcttataatgttagctatgaaacttctatttgATGCTTACAAATAATTAAGCTATTAATAAacttatgacaaaattcaatcatttatgtatATTCATAAACAGtgttaggtgcgcaactaagttatcgctgtttttaaataaaaaatacaactttattttaaaaattgtttttaatgaatcattcaaagtattttccttcACTACCTacaaaatttccccatcattgaggcagagctTTAATATCGTTACGGTAGCAGTGTTTGTCTTTTTAAGCTAATCTCGaatcctgcttttttgcaccaaatgTTTATCAAttcaggaatgaaggacaagcaacttaTAATCTCTGACCTTTATTATTAATCTCTCCACGTggatcctaaagctttctatttccttaattagcttaacttcatctttgGAGCTCTTTACATTCTTAGAAAcaggtggtctaattaactctcaaagggtctagcaggttaagatggtgaaaagtgccccccgagatatcgaaaaataaaaaatatgggcaTAAAGGACATTAGAAATaatgtgttttcccaaagttttaGGCCTCAACAATTTAAATTTACGCCAAAAAAATGAAGtacgatttttcgtttttcagccatatctccagtttttatacatataaaaacgttttcttttttttaatgtttattctacTACGTTCTACTAttctaatttctttcaaaaaattttatggaaaactaaaatttaacgtgagtttgaaattttcaaagttaaattaaaatttttaggagaCAATAGAcacaccgaaaaaatatatgttgttgccCCAACAtcataatatattcttaattttttcagatttttaaaattggtggaacacagtcaaaaacacgaaaaactgctTTACGCCATTGTCACCAGTGTATTCCacaaggatatttgatttgattgttgagtgCAACGATTTGTGatcattttgtaatattattaatcgagaatgaatattattaaaaacaacGCCTATCGCACTAAgaataatccttaattaatgcTTATAATCCTACTGTTAATTTCTTCAAGCTTTGAGCAATACAACACCtcccgaaaatgattttttcattcctGCTGACTCTAATTAACCATGAGGTTTTCCCCAGCGTTTGAGTTAAATTCCTAATTTGCGCGAGAATATGACAGGATATACTGATTGTGAGAACAGTTTTCGACGAAGCGATGACAATTCATCGTTGTTGATGCCAACACTAAACTTTCTCTGATGCTTAATTTCTCAATCGGTGCCTGTTCAACAATACAGACGAGCCGCGTGTGGCACAGAGAGAGATATTTAATTCCTTGCACATgagtatatttaaaaatgaaagaagaggAATCAGGAAAAGTTTCCTTCACCTTTATTTCtcctttataataataaattataaaattttcgtcAAAGCAAATAATACATATCTAACCATTAAATGGTTTGTTCACCTTTGGAATATGAGATtgcaaataaaagtttcaatttagatatacattaattgtttcaaaacattatatcaataaaaatacagaatgaTTTAGTCTTCATCACTGTCTTCATTTATCACAGCctgaatttgttttctttcaaatatgcGGGTTAACGATTCAGCAGGATTtacaattttcaacaaatatcttGCATGTGAAAGATAATATATTATTGCTGCAACATGAGAGCAGTAGCCAATGGCTCGCATGCCATTTGCGCATTCGCAAAAATGTCGTTTAATACCGTTATATCGCTTGAAATTGGGTGTGTGGTCTATGTAACAGTTGTACGTTTCACTAGAAATATGGCGAGATCTGACCTGAATTTTTACAATATTAGCGTTTAGCTTCAAATATTGAATCTCAAAATTGCCTTCtgccattatttaaataaatagctaAATAAGAAATAGCTTGTTGCATTTGATATGTGCCAgtgaaaaatactttcaaatcATATTCTGTCAATTCAGGAAAATCCAGAACTTAGTTGGCTGTTAATTCAGTAAACAATGATCTCTTTCGTGCCCATCTCCCCAGTTCAGCCTCAGCAGCCAAGCTATTCTCtttaatattttgggaaataatcCGTTTCAACACTTCTTCTGATGCTGAAGTTTTTGAAACTAGCCTTTTTCCGAAGTGGTTTATCGTAAAGCaaacaaatttacaaaaaattgcaGCATTAGGGACTAACCGATTATCAAGCTGATGGTGTAACAGCTTATATTGCTGCCCGATAATTACATGCACTGCTTCGACTACCCAACGAATCAGAGTAACGCAGCGGGATGCGTTAGACTCGGCAGCTGTTAGTTGCTTGCGTTTTCCTTTCAATGCAGGCATTAACACACGATAACCATCCTTTTTCAGCTGTTGAACGACGTCTCGGAACCCTCTATCTAAAACAAAGACATCATTTTTCTTCAGTAATCTACAAATGTCagagttattatttaaaatatcttttaaaatttttgcatcattgTCAGAAGCGTAATAGGGACCCATGAAATCGACAATAAAACCATCAGCTAAACATAAAGTACATGGCTCTCAAAGAGGGGTTTTCTTTTGCCCAGAATAGGATTTCCTCTGGTAATCATTGCTGGCGCTCTTTTGATGGCGAATGTACTTCCCGTCAGCAATCAACACGAGCTGATCGGCCTCTATGGTaggtaggtttggggttacgggtgcgtcgacagctaaggtcattagcaccacgcgcaatcaaattgcggcATAAgcatatttgaatttgaatttattactccaaccttgaatgtacactttttttaacagcaCAACACAAATgaagctttaggtagcttcaatggttaagaAAACCAGCATGGGaactaccatcttaaaaattaatttcaagacaGACCagaacaaaaagaaagtatacataattttttgaaacattatcactatgaaacatatatgtgacaataacttacaatgaataagaacaaagtataattttttgcatcattGTCAGAAGCGTAATAGGGACCCATGAAATCGACAATAAAACCATCAGCTAAACATAAAGTACATGGCTCTCAAAGAGGGTTTTTCTTTTGCCCAGAATAGGATTTCCTCTACATCAtcataatatatggacagaacaaaattaatttctttttcctcctttcacaaaattattgatagatactatattttaaatatttatactataatttcagtttagtgtggcactgttgacaatattgatgtatCGGCCTCTATGTCA
Protein-coding sequences here:
- the LOC124167138 gene encoding uncharacterized protein LOC124167138; this translates as MAEKSYRRITRRNTNIWLVGDCFDENLPRNGKLPTLREVLKSFFARLHSTPGTAKSKDVARHTGSALLEFWAEANIPTQNARDVIKKLLNVYREYRRLGKDKGLKCRKSDMKRQLFTSKLDRLLDIGHKKAMELIKIDDDRQFYVSMQSDRIGYMGGIDKEWCAMQENNRIRNHQKELAAEKAKERSTKETNELFKNHVSSEASDTSTAEDTDDDFTPSKPKKRKIHIVNDSMVSAALDRTLTSSGGGSMLIKAVAQATAKSLGFAEKEVQIVSSRSQLHRKRSECREEMAIMIKQEFTPDVPLVVHWDGKLMPSSEDAEGNADRLPILVSGEGVEQLLGVPELKRGTGIQEATAVVEYLTSWELQERVIGLVFDTTTVNSGRVNGACVHIQRKLGKELLELACRHHILELVLAAVFDSLISVSKKATLPFVDCLKDNWKNIDKARYRTAATTRGSLRKINDKKEIIIFCCNQLKVFQPHDDYRELLELVIIFLGGSVPGTTAYQFKKPGSISKSRWMAKAIYSFKVWMFGKQLNLSTKESDNVFQICCFVASVYIKSWYTCPVAFSAPARDLELLKTLASREEKHYQAALKKFCNHLWYLSETLVCLSLFDPNVSLPCKRAMVNSFLKEVHVCSPRAQLPPNCGIKDLELSDFVSSNSRRFFDITGIDQGFLSRDPEDWIFDERYLKGFNVIKHIKVVNDTAERGVSLIKKYLLQKNLTCNERERQHLLLVVQKHRRMFDKYGKKRL